The stretch of DNA CCCCATCTTGGGTCACACGTGATGGTGGCAAAGgcacaaatgctgcttttcaccCTTCACCTCAAGGCACTGCAGAAAATTGGGTAATGTGgcacaaatgctgcttttcaccCGTCACCTCAAGGCACTGCAGAAAATTGGGTAATCTACAGATTTCTCAGCACCTTTGGTGGATATCAGTCTGTAACTTTGCCTTGTGCCTTCTGGAATATCACCCTGGGGTTTGGCTCTGGAATGTGGGGCTGAAGTGTGGGAAAGGATCTCTCTGAGGTGGGAATGTCCCTTGGCTCAAGGGCAGCCACAAATCCTGCCCATGGATCCTTCCCCGGGGCTGTGTCTGCTCGTTAGCCCTGTCTGGTGTAATTAATCACTGTTAATGAGGTGGAATTGGGGATGTGATGGGAGGTCACTGGGTCACTCCTGGCAGGACTTGCATCAGTTCAGAgggtattttgtattttgtgtggGTCTGGTTCTGCTCGCTGTGAATCCTCCAGGCTCGAATCCTCGTGGCTCTGCTCCTCGCTCCGTTACATCCGTGAGCTCaaaacaggagctgctcagcGATCTTTGtgcagctgtcactgctgagaCCAACAGGATTCCCTCGGGAAATGCCACAGCGCCTCGGGGACACCCGGAGCACAGCGCACCCACCACCTTCACCCTCTTCTGGCATGAAAGCGTTTGGATTTGGATGCCGCCTGTGCAGAACCAGCTCTTCCAGGCCCGTTAGACCTGGAACCTCCTGCGGGGCCAGACCCCATCAACCCGTGCCGAACGAGCCGGTTCCTCGTGTCCCCACCCTCGGAGCTGCCGCCTCCCGCGGGACGATGAAGGTGCACGGCTGAAACACGACGGTGGCTTCCAGAAAATAAACGTGCgggatgctcagagctgggctgcgagctccaggctgtccctgtggcGCTGCCAGGTGACTGTGACACTGGAACCTGAGCGGCAGGTTCAGGGGGAAGCGGAGGCTCCGTCCCTCGCGAGTgtccccgcgggggggggggggggggggggggggggggggggggggggggggggggggggggggggggggggggggggggggggggggggggggggggggggggggggggggggggggggggggggggggggggggggggggggggggggggggggggggggggggggggggggggggggggggggggggggggggggggggggggggggggggggggggggggggggggggggggggggggggggggggggggggggggggggggggggggggggggggggggggggggggggggggggggggggggggggggggggggggggggggggggggggggggggggggggggggggggggggggggggggggggggggggggggggggggggggggggggggggggggggggggggggggggggggggggggggggggggggggggggggggggggggggggggggggggggggggggggggggggggggggggggggggggggggggggggggggggggggggggggggggggggggggggggggggggggggggggggggggggggggggggggggggggggggggggggggggggggggggggggggggggggggggggggggggggggggggggggggggggggggggggggggggggggggggggggggggggggggggggggggggggggggggggggggggggggggggggggggggggggggggggggggggggggggggggggggggggggggggggggggggggggggggggggggggggggggggggggggggggggggggggggggggggggggggggggggggggggggggggggggggggggggggggggggggggggggggggggggggggggggggggggggggggggggggggggggggggggggggggggggggggggggggggggggggggggggggggggggggggggggggggggggggggggggggggggggggggggggggggggggggggggggggggggggggggggggggggggggggggggggggggggggggggggggggggggggggggggggggggggggggggggggggggggggggggggggggggggggggggggggggggggggggggggggggggggggggggggggggggggggggggggggggggggggggggggggggggggggggggggggggggggggggggggggggggggggggggggggggggggggggggggggggggggggggggggggggggggggggggggggggggggggggggggggggggggggggggggggggggggggggggggggggggggggggggggggggggggggggggggggggggggggggggggggggggggggggggggggggggggggggggggggggggggggggggggggggggggggggggggggggggggggggggggggggggggggggggggggggggggggggggggggggggggggggggggggggggggggggggggggggggggggggggggggggggggggggggggggggggggggggggggggggggggggggggggggggggggggggggggggggggggggggggggggggggggggggggggggggggggggggggggggggggggggggggggggggggggggggggggggggggggggggggggggggggggggggggggggggggggggggggggggggggggggggggggggggggggggggggggggggggggggggggggggggggggggggggggggggggggggggggggggggggggggggggggggggggggggggggggggggggggggggggggggggggggggggggggggggggggggggggggggggggggggggggggggggggggggggggggggggggggggggggggggggggggggggggggggggggggggggggggggggggggggggggggggggggggggggggggggggggggggggggggggggggggggggggggggggggggggggggggggggggggggggggggggggggggggggggggggggggggggggggggggggggggggggggggggggggggggggggggggggggggggggggggggggggggggggggggggggggggggggggggggggggggggggggggggggggggggggggggggggggggggggggggggggggggggggggggggggggggggggggggggggggggggggggggggggggggggggggggggggggggggggggggggggggggggggggggggggggggggggggggggggggggggggggggggggggggggggggggggggggggggggggggggggggggggggggggggggggggggggggggggggggggggggggggggggggggggggggggggggggggggggggggggggggggggggggggggggggggggggggggggggggggggggggggggggggggggggggggggggggggggggggggggggggggggggggggggggggggggggggggggggggggggggggggggggggggggggggggggggggggggggggggggggggggggggggggggggggggggggggggggggggggggggggggggggggggggggggggggggggggggggggggggggggggggggggggggggggggggggggggggggggggggggggggggggggggggggggggggggggggggggggggggggggggggggggggggggggggggggggggggggggggggggggggggggggggggggggggggggggggggggggggggggggggggggggggggggggggggggggggggggggggggggggggggggggggggggggggggggggggggggggggggggggggggggggggggggggggggggggggggggggggggggggggggggggggggggggggggggggggggggggggggggggggggggggggggggggggggggggggggggggggggggggggggggggggggggggggggggggggggggggggggggggggggggggggggggggggggggggggggggggggggggggggggggggggggggggggggggggggggggggggggggggggggggggggggggggggggggggggggggggggggggggggggggggggggggggggggggggggggggggggggggggggggggggggggggggggggggggggggggggggggggggggggggggggggggggggggggggggggggtggggccGCGGCCTTCCCGTGTGGCGGGCGGGGAGCGCGGCTCCGCGCGGCCTTGAACCCCCTGATCCCCCTGCCCTGACCCCCCTGTCCCGCTGCAGGCGGAGGTGGAGCAGAAGAAGAAGCGAACCTTCCGTAAATTCACCTACCGCGGGGTGGACCTGGACCAGCTGCTCGACATGTCCTAGTAAGGGCTGGGGAGCCCCCCGGGCTGGGGCTCGGGGCTCGGGGCTCGGGGCTCGGGGCGCTGCTCCGCACTCGGTTGTGTTCAGATACCGCCACTAACGCGGGGCTTgggtgttcagctgctgtttaaaGTCTCTGAGTGACACCAGCGGCCCTGCTGCACGCACAGTTcgggtgctgctgtgggtgtgggGTCCCTGGAGCTCCTCGAGGCCGGGCTCAGTTGGGGTAACACTGTTATTTTGGGCTCTCCCCGGAGCTTTTACCCCAGGCTCAGTTTGGGATCCCCCAGGTCTCCTCAGCCTGTACCCCTGTCTCACCTTGACTCTTGGGGGTTTCCCTGGGGACCTTAGTTTGGGTAATACTGGCTATGGGATCGCTGGGAGTCTCTCCAGGGTGTACCCCAAGCTcagtttggggtccctgggggtgtccccaggctctGTCTGGGTAACTCTGTGGCTGTGGGATTCCCTGGACCGGTTCTGGATTACCTGGTTATTGAGGGGTCCCTAATGGGAtctctccaggctgtgcccaggctcaGTTTGGGCTCCCAGAGGTTTCCCAGGCTATACCCCAAGCTCAGCTGGGGGGCCCTGAGCCACACCCCAGGCTCAGtccaggtgacacccctgggtATGGGGCCCTGAGAATCCCTTGGGACTGTACCCCAGACTCAGTGTGGTGACTCTGGCATTGTCTCTGGGAGTTGCCCAGGCTCAGTTTGGGGTCTCTGGGGCTCTCAAGGCTGTACCCCAGGCTCAGTGTGGGTAACTCTGTGGTTCTGAAGACCTGAGGGCTCTCCCCAGGCTCAGTTTGGGttccctggggtgtccctgggctgtACCCCAGGCTCTGTCTGGGTAACTGTGTGGCTGTGGTGTCTCTGGGCTCTCCTCAGGCCATAccccaggctgggtttggggtccctgggttgtaCCCCAGGCTGTAAccccaggctgggtttggggtccctggtgtccccagactgggtttggggtccctggggtgccCCAGGCCGTGCcccaggctggatttggggtccctgagGTGCTccgggctgggtttggggtcgCTGGTGTCCCCATGCTGCACcccagggtgggtttggggtccctgaggtgccccaggctgggtgtggggtctctgggtgtccccaggctgtgccccaggctgggTTTGAGGTCCCTGAGATGCCCCAGGCTGGGTTCAGGGtctctgggtgtccccaggctgggtttggggtccctgaggtgccccaggctgggtgggggggggggggggggggggggggggggggggggggggggggggggggggggggggggggggggggggggggggggggggggggggggggggggggggggggggggggggggggggggggggggggggggggggggggggggggggggggggggggggggggggggggggggggggggggggctaaggtgccccaggctgggtttggggtccctgggtgtccccaggctgggtgTGGGGTCCCCGGGGTGCCCCAGGCTGGGTGCGGGGTCGCTGGTGTCCCTGAGCCGTCGCTGTCCCGTTGCAGCGAGCAGCTGATGCAGCTGTACAGCGCGCGGCAGCGGCGGCGCCTGAACCGGGGCCTGCGCCGCAAGCAGCACTCGCTGCTCAAGCGCCTGCGCAAGGCCAAGAAGGAGGCGCCGCCCATGGAGAAACCCGAGGTGGTGAAGACCCACCTGAGGGACATGATCATCCTGCCAGAGATGGTGGGCAGCATGGTGGGCGTCTACAACGGCAAGACCTTCAACCAGGTGGAGATCAAGGTGAGCTGGGGTCTGGCAGGTGGCTCTCACACTGAGCTTCTGACTCTCTTTGTAAATCCTGCTCGTCCCCTGTGTCTGAGAGGGCTCCAGGCTCCTTCTTGGAGCGGGGTtggctcggggggggggggggggggggggggggggggggggggggggggggggggggggggggggggggcatggaGGTGCCATCTTGGGAGCTCCAGGATGCTCCTTGGAGCAGGGTTGGCTCAGAGGAACGCCTATAGGTGTCATCCTAGGGGGGGTTCACGCTCTTccttggagcagggctggcctggAGGGACACCTGGAGGTGCCATCCTCAGGGCTCCAGGATGCTCCTTGGAGCAGGGTTGGCTCAGAGGGACACCTGGAGGTGTcatcccagggctggccagCTCCAAAGGGGTCTCAGTGTGGCTCTGAAGCACTGAAATAGCTGTGGAGTGATCCatgtgctcagccctggctcccagcctgccagcactgctttgGGATGAAACAGATCCCTGAGCGCTCCCAGGAGTGGAATTACCCACGGGGTGGTGTCACCTGATACCACCAGAGGGattaaatgccattttttaaCGTTAAATCCCACCTGGAAGGGCACAAATGTCCCTGTGgctcctgtgtcacctctctgggaggggcagtgctggggaagccCCTCTGGCTCCACATCAAGGCACCAGGGGAGGAGCCTAGCAGGAATAACCggctgtgccaggctcctgccagcctggggtggggatggggatgggaggggggtgtccctgtgcccgctggagctgtcccagcacggatctctcctcctgcagcccgAGATGATCGGCCACTACCTGGGCGAGTTCTCCATCACGTACAAGCCGGTGAAGCACGGCCGGCCCGGCATCGGCGCCACCCACTCCTCCCGCTTCATCCCGCTCAAGTAACTCCGGGAcagagggcaggggagggagccTCGTCCAGTGTAAATAAAGAAATTCCACCTGGGTCtgtctcctgcctctccattCCCCGGGGGTGGGCTGGGGTGTGTTAGACTCCACCCTGATTGGGTGTTTTCCTGATTATTTCCATGGTTTTTGGCACTGCATCCTGTCGGCACCTGCAGCAAACAAATCGTGTGGGTTTAGCAAATGAAGGAAATTCCTTGCTCTTCGCTGAGAAGTGGGGAATGGCACTTTATATTTACAGCATTTCCATGTATTTAACTTTATTTGTTAATACAAACAGTGGGAATGCGGAAATGTGGGActgggggaaggcagggggGTTCCCAGGGCTCAGAACCAGCCTGAGCCCCAGGAGAAGCTGCCAAGGCCCATCACGGGATgtcaaaaccccaaaccatcaTTTTCTCATCCTTAATTTGGAAACCCTGAGAATTTTGGTGACAGGGATCACAGAGTGGCATTGGGTGGGGGTGAACTGGGGCtttgcagctctggctgggagggagggatgtgTTTTGGGGGATGCTCTCAGGGATGAGGGTGATgatgggaaggaagaggagTTGATCTCGGGTGGATGATCCAGTTTGTCCCTGAACTGAGCCAAGTGAACCCAATGCTCCTCACCAGCACCGTGTCCCACGGTGAAGCCATCAGAGTCACCATTTGTCCCCAGCGTGGCCCTgccttgtccctgctgctgcctggggtcCCTTggggcccagctccagctctttaAATCTCACACCctccccatccctttcccagTGGTGCCGGTGCCATTTGTCCTGTAGGGAATGTCCCTTGGCTCCGGGTCTCTTTCTGCTCAAGCAATGTGACCTTGAGTCCTCCCACCCTCACTGGTGGCGGTGGGGACACTTGGGACGGGGTCACTGTCCTGCTGGGGTCACTGTCCTGCCGGGGTCACTGTCCATCCGGGGTCCCTGTCTCCGGGATCACTGTCCTGCTGGGGTCACTGTCCATTCGGGGTCACCGTCCAGCTGGGGTCACTGTCCAGCCGGAGTTACTGTCCAGCTGGGGTCACTGTCCAGATGGGGTCCCTGTCCAGCCGGGGTCACTGTCCAGCCGGGGTCACTGTCCAGCCGGGGTCACTGTCCAGCCGGGGTCACTGTCCAGCCGGGGTCACTGTCCAGCCGGGGTCACTGTCCAGCCGGGGTCACTGTCCAGCCGGGGTCACTGTCCAGCCGGGGTCACTGTCCAGCCGGGGTCACTGTCCAGCCGGGGTCACTGTCCAGCCGGGGTCACTGTCCAGCCGGGGTCACTGTCCAGCCGGGGTCACTGTCCAGCCGGGGTCACTGTCCAGCCGGGGTCACTGTCCAGCCGGGGTCACTGTCCAGCCGGGGTCACTGTCCAGCCGGGGTCACTGTCCAGCCGGGGTCACTGTCCAGCCGGGGTCACTGTCCAGCCGGGGTCACTGTCCAGCCGGGGTCACTGTCCAGCCGGGGTCACTGTCCAGCCGGGGTCACTGTCCAGCCGGGGTCACTGTCCAGCCGGGGTCACTGTCCAGCCGGGGTCACTGTCCAGCCGGGGTCACTGTCCAGCCAGGGTCACtgtccagggggggggggggggggggggggggggggggggggggggggggggggggggggggggggggggggggggggggggggggggggggggggggggggggggggggggggggggggggggggggggggggggggccggggtC from Ficedula albicollis isolate OC2 chromosome 28, FicAlb1.5, whole genome shotgun sequence encodes:
- the RPS15 gene encoding 40S ribosomal protein S15 — translated: PCPDPPVPLQAEVEQKKKRTFRKFTYRGVDLDQLLDMSYEQLMQLYSARQRRRLNRGLRRKQHSLLKRLRKAKKEAPPMEKPEVVKTHLRDMIILPEMVGSMVGVYNGKTFNQVEIKPEMIGHYLGEFSITYKPVKHGRPGIGATHSSRFIPLK